Proteins found in one Penaeus vannamei isolate JL-2024 chromosome 43, ASM4276789v1, whole genome shotgun sequence genomic segment:
- the LOC138860760 gene encoding uncharacterized protein, which produces MRRYLALVGLASVALVLASLTWFENKLALERQAALELQRVAIEETIARIPRWFSSDEDIAALLCDLPADLACTTYTPRLVVLQRQLECNEESLMRLQALALEAEAMTAQVATAAGSLASAVVGVLVGVLVNAVAALGLRALARREKEAQEVALESEKETQEVALESEKETQEVALESEKETQEVALESEKETQEVALESEKETQEVALESEKETQEVALESEKETQEVALESEKETQEVALESEKETQEVALESEKETQEVALESKKETQEVALESKKVTQEVRAAPAITGASWAEPYGWIRDSIVSHIDMRCV; this is translated from the coding sequence ATGCGTAGATACCTCGCATTAGTTGGATTGGCCTCCGTGGCCCTCGTCCTCGCATCTCTGACTTGGTTTGAGAATAAGCTCGCCCTCGAGAGGCAGGCCGCCCTCGAGCTGCAGCGTGTGGCGATCGAAGAAACGATCGCTAGGATCCCGCGGTGGTTCTCCTCTGACGAGGACATCGCCGCCCTCCTGTGCGACCTGCCGGCGGACCTGGCGTGTACCACGTACACGCCACGACTCGTCGTCCTCCAGCGTCAGTTGGAGTGCAACGAGGAGTCGTTGATGAGGCTGCAGGCCCTCGCTCTGGAGGCGGAGGCCATGACCGCGCAGGTGGCGACCGCGGCCGGTTCTCTGGCCAGCGCCGTTGTCGGCGTCCTCGTCGGCGTCCTCGTCAACGCCGTCGCCGCCCTCGGCCTCCGCGCCCTGGCCCGCcgcgagaaggaggcccaggaggtcgccctggagtccgagaaggagacccaggaggtcgccctggagtccgagaaggagacccaggaggtcgccctggagtccgagaaggagacccaggaggtcgccctggagtccgagaaggagacccaggaagtcgccctggagtccgagaaggagacccaggaagtcgccctggagtccgagaaggagacccaggaagtcgccctggagtccgagaaggagacccaggaagtcgccctggagtccgagaaggagacccaggaagtcgccctggagtccgagaaggagacccaggaagtcgccctggagtccgagaaggagacccaggaagtcgccctggagtccaagaaggagacccaggaagtcgccctggagtcCAAGAAGGTGACCCAGGAAGTCCGGGCTGCTCCGGCGATAACCGGCGCCTCATGGGCCGAGCCCTACGGATGGATAAGGGATTCCATCGTGTCTCATATTGATATGAGATGCGTCTAG